The genome window cttcgtcttcaacacaacccagtgtcttcgtcttcaacacactgtcatcaatcaacattaaaatggtaaaacacataaacCTAGAGCCCACTCTAACATGTCAAACATTGAGGTCTATTAACTAAAAATAAGAACCCGATTCCATGATAgataaaaaaattgaaacaaGTATGAAAAACAACCGATATATGACCAATCGGAGAAGAATATTTGCAGGAAAAATGGTTGGTTCTTCTTTGGTTGCGTTTagggagagagagggagagagaaagaGGGAAATCCCATGATTTTAGGGATTGGTTATTAATATGGCAGTTTCTTGACTAATTTAAAACACttccaattaccaaaataccctcactatattaaaagtctctaattatataactcaaatattacgaaaatgccatccattagatctaagccattaaaaacaccaatcggatggcccagatcgcttcctagactttctaggaaaaacacactttccgcagaacTCCTActctaaaacataaaatagactaattacagtcaaagaagtcaaacttgacttgaactttgactttgactttgacatttgaaaatacggggtgttacattttCCCCCGGCCATATCAACATATGATAGCAAGCAAATAAGCATTGGGTCTGGGTTCAAAAATTGAGGCACATGAAGGTTAAAATGGGTTCATAGTTAAAATCAATCCATGCTAAACCGATTAACTTCTAGGAATGAGATTGAAGTGGCTGCTCTTAGGAAACTTCTTGAAGACTCTAAAACTGAAAACCATCTATAAAATCCGTTCTATTGCCCAATTCTGCACCCAAAGAACCGTTAGAAAACACGGGATTCAAGAACTTGAGGTTAGACGGTGTGAAGACATTTACACGCCACGTTGCACTCATTATACCGTCCAAACGCAGGTTTTGAATCCTGCCTTTTCTAACAGCTCTTCAAGTAAGCGTGTGAAATTGGGATGATACAACGGATTTTATAGATGGGTATTCGGTTCTTGAATATTCTTGATATTTCAAAAGCGCGGCCACTTTTGAAGGATGCTGACAGCTAGGTTTAATTATCTCGGTGAGGACAAGTTGGCCTCAACCTTTAATTGTTCAATTTTTGCATAACATGTGACCGCAATATGTAATTTCACTATTATAAAACTTGTTAACTTGTTGAATTTTTAAATTGATCGATCAAACACTATGCACCACCACTCTTTGTCTCCGCAACCTACCATGCATCAAAAtatataatctatactatataataaaagaaaccaatgggaggacacatgtcattcattgaaaccatctattttttatagataattaatatcaattaaaagataattataaaattaaatttaatataaatttaaacaattcgtataggagatagtctaatattttaaaatatttattagatttcaaaattatttatcctggaattaacaaaagatgtacgctaaatataaattaatataatgtaaatgctttatttattttattaaactaaagtagttaagggtAGAACCTATTTCAAATTGTATCTCATAATTTGAATATATTATAAAAACAGGATTCAACCCCATGGAATACATGTGTTTTTTTATCTAATAATAtacaaaaaaacaaacaaaaatgttataataagcaaatagtacatcaaagttctttttttaaaatataaatcttAACGATTGTAtgtgttaacatatgacattatatttttaTTCAACATGTACAATTACaagttttttaagatatatatttttattatttattatataaaattatatttattcagcaCGTGTAATACATGGGGTTCAAACCTAGTAAAGTAATGAACTAAACTTGAATTAATCATCGACTATGTATacgtttcatatatatatatatatatatatatatatatatatatatatatatatatatatatatatatatctactataataaaagaaaccaagttttggacacatgtcattcattgaagccatctatttttatagataattaatattaattaaaagataattatacaattaaatttaatataaatttaaacaagataatatatataatattttaaaatagagtaaaaATTACAAGAAATTGTCCTTTatatatgtcacttattgcaaactgtatcatttgtcttcaataattacagaaaacgtactcgatgtttgcaaaaatttgcaagttatgtcctttagcgctaactcagttaatttaaatgatttattttttttattaaactaaaatagttaagggtagaacctatttaaaaaatgtttaaaggtgtttattggttctatacttatattttcgtgttcaattctcaactcaaatacggtaatcactatgtttacgtgacatttataagaacaatCACCGCAATAACCAcatccatcgtatatcgagtatatccgttagtttttttaagatataagtttttattagatccattcaacccgtgtaataaacgagattttttaaagatataacatttttattttttactatacaaaattacatttatgcaactcgtgtaatactcggggttttaaaaatataactttttttattatgtagtatataaaattagatttattcaatacatataatacataggatttataaagatataactttttattgtttagtatataaaattacacgtgttcaacccgtataacacaacCTTCCGCTTTAGTCTCCCTAACGGTCGAACTTAGTCTCGCTCCTCAGCTCgacgaggttcttaaaaatgtaacttttttattatttaatatataaaattaaatttactcaacccgtacaatacacggagttcttaaaaatatatttttttattatttaatatataaaattacatttattcaaccaatgtaataaacgagatttttaaatatatattgttttcttatttggtatataaaattgcatttatttaacccgtgtaataaacgagatttttaaagatatatttttttttaatatttagtatataaaattgtatttatttaacccgtgtaatatacggggttctaatctagtatatatatatatatatatattctcatTTTTTTCTTGTATGTCTACGTGAAATAATATATTGGtattaataaatcaaaatatattgAAAGCTTAATTATATTAAATATGGTTATACTCAAAAAATTACAATTGAGACACGTATACATCAAATTTCAATCATATTGATGCATGCACTACTTGTGTAATCCCTCATCCTCAAACACAACACTCTGTTTCTTGATCATGTCATTtgagtcatggatcctatttacATACGTAACAATATTAATGCATACATGTTGTTTCAATTGCAAAAATTCTGATGAGATAGTTAATTTACCCGACCAACCACCGGTGAATTTCAAGCAATTCGCGGGTTATATCTCCATTGATGACGACGCCCAACAAagatttatgttttattattttgtgGAAGCCGAATCCGACCCATCATCTAAACCCCTTGTGCTTTGGTTCAACGGAGGTAATAATATTACATTTGATTTTGATTTGTACGTGAATATATCGCATGTGCATGGTTTGATTTGAATATTTGCAGGGCCTGGTTGTTCATCTGTTGGAGCAGGGGCTTTTGTTGAGCATGGGCCTTTTAAACCAAAGGGTGAtgttttggtgaaaaataatTGTAGTTGGAATAAAGGTATATTAGACACATAGATTAATTTAAATTTATGTTTAGCATTAATTTGACAGAATTACTGATTGTATATAATCTTGACCTTGATAGAGGCAAATATGTTGTACTTGGAAACACCAGCCGGAGTGGGATTCTCATATTCTCTTGATAAATCTTACTACACATCGGCGAATGATGTCCATACAGGTTAATTTCTTTCTTGGTATGAATGATTCGTTGGTTACGGTTGAAAATATGTGTATGATTATAGTTTCTCATTTCAGCTGGAGACAATCTTGTGTTCCTTGAGAAATGGTTTGAGAAATATCGCGAGTACAAGGATAGAGACTTTTATATCATGGGTGAAAGTTATGGAGGTATTGATTACATATAAGGACTTTTTGATGTTTGGGTCAAGGTAAACCTATGCTTATATGCTAAGGTTATAATTTCTTCTACAGGACACTATGTTCCTCAACTAGCAACTCTCATAGTTCACTCAAAAGCCAAAATCAATCTAAAGGGAATCGCTGTGAGTAACTTAAGTTgtcgtctttttttttttttttttttttttttgaaatgccTATTATCGAACGAAGCAtttgttgtgtgtgtgtgtgtgtagctAGGCAATCCACTATTGGAGTTTAATACTGATTTTAATTCAAGGGGGGAATATCTATGGTCTCATGGTTTAATATCCGATGATACTTATGACATGTTTAAGAACGTATGCAACTACTCGACGATTAGAAGACAAGACAATTTCAATGCTGTTACCCCTAGGTGTGCTGTTGTTGCAAATCAAGCTTCAAAAGAGATTAGTGATTATATTGACACGTATGACGTCACTCTCGACATATGTTTGTCAAATATTTTCTCACAATCACAGGTTCTTGATCGAAATGTGAGTGCACAACATCCTAATTGTTGTTTATGAATGTGTCCATATGGGCTATGTTTTATGTATGTCAGGTCAAATGTGTAGACTAAAATAGACTACAAATCTCAAACGATACGAGTCACAATTATTTTACttagagttaactgtcattttcgtccatgtggtttatTCACTTTTGCCATTTCAGGCAAATTTTTAAAATTGCACCATTTTCCTCTCTGGCATACTAGAAACGTGCCATTTCAGTCAAAAAACTAACCCCAGTTAGAATAACTCAGTTAgatcaggggtaaaatggtcattttacagagttttattttcatttttttagaCTTCAGGTTTTAAAATAAATTTCATaggtaaaatgaaaataaaaaactatgtaaaatgaccattttacccctgagcTAACTGGGTTATTCAAACCGGGGTTAGTTTTTTGGACTGAGATGGCACGTTTTCAATAGGTCAGGGAGGAAAACGGTGCAATTTTAAAAATTGACCTGAAAtggcaaaagtgaacaaaccacatggacgaaaatggcagttaacaattttattaataagaaCAACGATTTACTAGAAATCTCTAACGATATGGGTCACAATTATTTTGTCCCTGATGATTGTTTTCACTTGGCAGCCAGATCCAGAGGCAAAAGTAGATGTCTGTGTGGAGGATGAAACAACTAAATACTTTAACCGAAAGGATGTTCAAACCGCTTTAAATGCTCGCCTTGTGGGTGTCAAAGAATGGTCCGTGTGTAGTAGGTATCACATGAAACCATGTTCATATTCAGGTCTATTATTCTAAGTTTGATAAACTTGAGTTTTTTATGCCATAACAGTGTTTTAACATATGACATGGCGAATATGGAAGAACCAATGACTCCTGTATTGGCCTTTCTTCTCAAGTCTGGCATTCGCGTTTTTGTTTACAGGTGAATTGCATTTTTTATATATGTGCGTTTTATAATGATTACCTGATTTTAAATCATCAAAATCTGATAATCAATAGCAATAATAGTTATATTATAGATAATCAAATGTTCAAGTGTTTGACAAGGTctaatttatttaaatacttttataataaaaacatcaaAAGACACCATTCTGTGTGACATTTAGAAGCAAATGTGCTCAAATATTATTAATCTTTTTAGTTAACACTTTCAGCGGCGATCAAGATTCAGTCCTCCCTTTAACCGGTACACGGCTGGTGGTCAATGGCTTGGCTAAGAAATTAGGATTGTCCACAACTCTACCATACAGGGCCTGGTTCAGTGACAACAACCAGGttagttttttctttttttttcttttttttttttttttttttgaatggcaacaACCAGGTTAGTTAAGTTATATTGTTAAAATTCATGTTTTTTTATTAATTCTACAAGTTATTTGTTGTTATGTTAGATATGACAAATCGGGCGGGTGGTGAGTCGGGTCTAAACAGATAATTTAATGTACTTGTCAACACCAACaccttttgttcttttttttttctttttgtacaTTTTGTAACTAGGTAACATGTATACACGCTTTAGCCAACTTTTAACATATGTAACCGGTATAACCTTTTCCGTTTTCAGCTAACTTTATATTTTAATATGTTTGACCCGCTTGAAATCAGTTTACTTTTGGGCAGGTTGGTGGATGGACGCAAGTGTATGGGGATGTTTTACATTTTGCAACCGTTAGAGGGGCAGCACACGAAGCCCCATATACGCAACCTGAACGATCATTTGTTCTTTTCAAAGCTTTTTTGGCAGGAAAACCGTTGCCACATATTGAAGAAAATAATCAAAACATGAGAATCGTGATGCCTAATATTTAGATTAAAGAAAACTCACATGTATTGCCTCCCGTTTTTAATGAATAAATTCTCTCCTACGGATTTGGTGGCATGCATCTTCAATGAGTCTCAACAAGAATGTATTCTTTCCgaataaaaatgttaaaaaaaactcTTTAAACTCACAGGGTTCCATCAATGCCGTGTTAACCTGTGGGATCGGGTAAAATGTAACTTACACTAGTTAGTTGACCTTCAAAAGGTTAAGACAGAAAACTAGTCTGTTAGAGGGAAAGTATACGGTTATCATCGTGTAACTTAAGCGGTTGAAAAACATAATTTAAACGTACTCAACAAATTAATAATGTTATCGTGTAACTTAAGCGGTTGAAAAACATAATTTAAACGTACTCAACAAATTAATAATGTTATTTTTTTGTTATGAATTTTCTGTTATACGGTTTGGGCATAGAAAAAGAAATATTACAATGTGTGTTATGTGTGTTACAATATAAAGTTTATTTTGTTTAACATTAGTTAGTTAAATTCGTTATAAATGCATTTCTATTTTAATAAATAATGTTTAAAGAAAAGGCTCTAGAAAAATAAGGACAAGCTCAATATCATAATATATATGAGTGTACATTGTTAGTTATCCACATTTATCATATTTATAACCTAAAGTTTTCGTGTAATCACTTCACATCTCAATTCTCAACAATGGAAAGAAGCATGAAAGTTGTTATTACCTCGACTTTACTTATTTTCATCTTTGCAAAATATTCTCATTCTCTCCCTTTATCAACAAACTCAAGATGGGTGGTTGACCAGTTGACCGGTGAGCGAGTCAAGTTTAAGTGTGTAAATTGGCCCGCTCACCTAAGACCCATGTTAGCCGAGGGGCTAGACAAGAAGCCAATGAGTCATATCGCGCGACACATTAGTTTAATGGGTTTCAATTGTGTTCGCCTCACTTGGGCTACGCATATGTTCACTCGATATAGCAACAAAACCGTAGTGCAAACTTTTCGTGATTTAAATCTTGTGAATGCGATCACGGGTATCACAAAGAATAATCCTCAAGTTTTGCATCTAACGGCGGTTGATGCATTTTCGGCAGTGATAGGCGCGATCACTTCGTTTGGGATGATGGTGGTGCTTGATAACCATGTGAGCGAACCAATGTGGTGTTGCTCCAATGATGATGGAAATGGGTTTTTCGGGGATAAATATTTTGACCCGAGGGAATGGTTAAACGGGTTGTCTATTGTGGGAAAACGTTATAGGAATACTCAAATGGTAAAGTTTGAATATTAGTTTGTTCATATTTTTTTGATAGATTATTGTGATGCAACAACTAAACTTTTACACATTATGTATCTTGcaacaaaacttattatctaaaATAAACCGAATTTTTGAATTGTTCTACatgtttattttataaatattaaaatctCTTGCAAAGTTTTAGAAGTCTCATTGTTACAACTTTAAACAATAAAAACTTAGaaaatttattttctttaatCGCGTCATTACAACCTTTGTTCTCACTTCTCATACCTGCACCACACTCTACAAGTTGAATACTTTTAAACCGTCTTTATTTCTTGTTGAACTAGCAAACACTATCAATGTTTAGAATGGATTTTTTTTagaatatttattgttttttcctTTTATTCCAGGCTTCGTATtttgtttatttcaaacttcataTTTTGTAAAcattacaaattaaaaaaaaaaaaaaaaaactatttattgCATTTTGTTTACTTCAGACTTCGTATTTGAACCACTCCTATTATAAAAACACAGATTACGTCTACTTATCTATTCTAGTGATTTTTAACTCATCATCACTTCTAGAACATACACCTTAAATAAACTTACCAACAATGAGAAATATATATTTGTAGGTAGTGGCTATGAGTTTACGAAACGAACTACGTGGGCCCCGCCAAAACGCGAATGAATGGTACCGTTGGGTTCGTAACGGTGCAACGGAAATCCACAGAGTTAACCCAGACGTGTTAGTCCTCATCTCGGGTCTAAGCTATGCTCTAGACTTCAGCGCACTAAAAACCAAGCCTTTGGGACTTGAAGATGCATTACAAAACAAACTAGTCTATGAAGCACATCGATACTCATTCTCGGGTGGAAGTGACAAATGGCTACGCCAGCCGCTTAACCAAATTTGTCACGACCTTACTAGTGATATAAATAAAAATGTCGGGTTTTTAACAACAGGGCCACATCAGGCCCCGTTGTTTATAACCGAGTTCGGTGTGAACTTAATGG of Helianthus annuus cultivar XRQ/B chromosome 1, HanXRQr2.0-SUNRISE, whole genome shotgun sequence contains these proteins:
- the LOC110936278 gene encoding serine carboxypeptidase-like 45; this encodes MSFESWILFTYVTILMHTCCFNCKNSDEIVNLPDQPPVNFKQFAGYISIDDDAQQRFMFYYFVEAESDPSSKPLVLWFNGGPGCSSVGAGAFVEHGPFKPKGDVLVKNNCSWNKEANMLYLETPAGVGFSYSLDKSYYTSANDVHTAGDNLVFLEKWFEKYREYKDRDFYIMGESYGGHYVPQLATLIVHSKAKINLKGIALGNPLLEFNTDFNSRGEYLWSHGLISDDTYDMFKNVCNYSTIRRQDNFNAVTPRCAVVANQASKEISDYIDTYDVTLDICLSNIFSQSQVLDRNPDPEAKVDVCVEDETTKYFNRKDVQTALNARLVGVKEWSVCSSVLTYDMANMEEPMTPVLAFLLKSGIRVFVYSGDQDSVLPLTGTRLVVNGLAKKLGLSTTLPYRAWFSDNNQVGGWTQVYGDVLHFATVRGAAHEAPYTQPERSFVLFKAFLAGKPLPHIEENNQNMRIVMPNI
- the LOC110888712 gene encoding glycosyl hydrolase 5 family protein, which gives rise to MERSMKVVITSTLLIFIFAKYSHSLPLSTNSRWVVDQLTGERVKFKCVNWPAHLRPMLAEGLDKKPMSHIARHISLMGFNCVRLTWATHMFTRYSNKTVVQTFRDLNLVNAITGITKNNPQVLHLTAVDAFSAVIGAITSFGMMVVLDNHVSEPMWCCSNDDGNGFFGDKYFDPREWLNGLSIVGKRYRNTQMVVAMSLRNELRGPRQNANEWYRWVRNGATEIHRVNPDVLVLISGLSYALDFSALKTKPLGLEDALQNKLVYEAHRYSFSGGSDKWLRQPLNQICHDLTSDINKNVGFLTTGPHQAPLFITEFGVNLMGTNQADNNFLPCYMAYLAKMDLDWALWALQGSYYLREGAQNTDEQYGLLDTDWTGLRNPGFNVKLLLLHQTLQVPKVTSSNYTFMYHPLTGLCIQSDYKSQILADDCHRLTGWNHDGDRSPIQLSSSPLCIEVVGDGLPVRLTTDCNAKQSTWKSVPNSMFQITSKDCDGVDLCLDYDPNSSSNILSKRCICAGDNRSKCLQNPQSQWFQFVSTNSKRF